GGGACCTGGTCCTCATCGATCAGGGCGGTGTCCATCATTTCACAGATTATAATATCTGCTTTCTCAGGGAAAAAAATAGATTTTGCATCGTTTACCATTAGGGAAACGTTTTTAAATTGGCTTAGATTTTTTTGGGCTATCTGGGCCGTTAATGGATCTTTTTCTACGGCATAGACAAAACGAGACAGTGGAGCAGCCCAGGAGCTGAGTACTCCTGAACCAGTCCCCAGATCGTAAATAATACCCTTGGATTTCTCACTTATTACTTGGTGAAATGCTGTCAGTCGTTCACTGTCTGAGAGCAAGTTCTGTTGATAGGATGTGATTTTCATCCTGTTAATCTTGGTTTGGAATTATATTATTATTTATGGATTAATTTTGTCCGCTGGCAGTACTGGTTAGTTTAACGTGTTCTACTCCTTTGAGTCTCATGATTTTTTCGGTGAGGTCTCGGATGTATTTAACGTCTCCTTTAACAACTACTACTTCCAGGCAGTGTTTTTCAGTCATGTGCACGTGCATAACAGCGTTGATGTATTCTCGGAAGTCGTGCTGGATGTCAGTAAGGTCTTCCATTACTCCGGTATAGTGGTGGTCGTAGATCACGGCGATAATTCCGATACGGTCCCCTTCCATTTCTTTCATCCACTGGTATCTGACGATATAATCTTTTAATGCGTCTCTGATGCCTTTGGATCGGGATTGGTATCCTCTATCTTTTAATACTTCATCGAATTCGTTTAACAACTTTTTGGGTAATGACATGCTTATTCTCATCAATTTATTCCCTCCGGATTTTTTTAATATTATATTACAGTTTTATAGTATTTAAATGTTGCAGAATACTTTAAATATTGTTCATGGTCAACAATTTTTAAGAGTAAAACATAAACTTTTTAGTTTTATATAAAAATCTTGATATATAAACCTTAGCATAACTTAATAACTTCATACTCTGCCTCCCTGATTTTAGGCCTTAAATCCGTTTGGAGTCTATCCGCTGGTTATGAGGAGTTTTTTGACTTTAAAATAGTTATCATGCCTGAAAATTTAATTTAATAATCCTTATTGTTGTCCTGATCTTTTTTAATGGAATAATATTAAAATTAGATCATTTTCAAGCTGAATTAGGGAAATTTTTTTAAAAACTATTTCATACTAAATTTGCATACTATTGATTTTCGGGGGAATTATCTAATTTCATCAGACGTAGTATTCACCAAGGATTTATTAGTTATATTTAATTAAGTTATTTCGTGTTCTCTTCGACGATAATTTAATAACTTAATTTTTTAAAATATTAATGTTTTTTTAAAGAATATCTTTCCTCAAATTAATTTGTAACTGAACTTCTACATACTAAACTTTACCAATAATGTAATGCATAGTAAACATAATTAAAAATGATGGATAAATTAAGAGTAATTATCTAATTAGTAATATTCTGTCAAATGGTGAAAAAATGAAAGTTAAAGAGGCAATGAACCAGGATGTTATAACCATCACTTCCAGTACCCGTCCA
This DNA window, taken from Methanobacterium subterraneum, encodes the following:
- the nikR gene encoding nickel-responsive transcriptional regulator NikR translates to MRISMSLPKKLLNEFDEVLKDRGYQSRSKGIRDALKDYIVRYQWMKEMEGDRIGIIAVIYDHHYTGVMEDLTDIQHDFREYINAVMHVHMTEKHCLEVVVVKGDVKYIRDLTEKIMRLKGVEHVKLTSTASGQN